The segment ACGAAACTAATTTTGGCCTTAGCGCTGCAAAGCAATTGGCCGAAAAAAACAGTGCTGAGCTATCACTAAACATAAATGGTCCTTCTGCCCGACTATGCCTAAGTAGTAAAAGAACCTCTCTTAGTTAGGATTTAATATTTCGAAAGTATTACAACTTTATCCATTTTTAACGAAACACCAGTTGATAAATGCTGGTGTTCTTTTATTTTGAACACAGAACGGCAGTTGCGATTTTGTCAATATACCTTTTTGAGCAGTCTGCTTGCTGCATACTTGCAGGGCAAATCGCTTGATTTGCGACGAGCTATTTTATATGATGCCTTACAAAAGGAGGTATTATCATGAATGATCAGTTAAAAGACCCTATTTCGGGCAAAGTTATTTCGGCAGCAATTGAGGTGCACAGACAATTAGGGCGAGGACTAGACGCTAAGTTTTATAAGGTGGCCTTGTTTAAAGAAATGAAACTTAGAAGTGTGGATTGTATGATGGATAAGGAAAGTGATGTGCTATATAAGGGTGATGCGATCGGTAAACAAACCTTTGATCTGCTTGTTGATGATCTTGTAGTCAGTGTAAAAAACAGTCAGGAAACAGTAGATATCTTTATCCCTGAGATACGATCAAAAATTAAGGCGGCTAATAGGACTACAGC is part of the Fusibacter sp. A1 genome and harbors:
- a CDS encoding GxxExxY protein; the encoded protein is MNDQLKDPISGKVISAAIEVHRQLGRGLDAKFYKVALFKEMKLRSVDCMMDKESDVLYKGDAIGKQTFDLLVDDLVVSVKNSQETVDIFIPEIRSKIKAANRTTALILNFGHSRMLDGVKRVMIKQNYGD